One Baekduia alba genomic window, TCCCGCTGCCGGTCGACATGATCACGCCGCTGCTGCGCTCGGCCGAGTCGCACGCGGCGGAGACCGACGACGAGGAGCGCGCCCGCCTGGACGCGGCGCTCGCGGCCGCCCGCGTGGCGCTCGAGCGCGCGACGCCGGCCGACCCGACCGCGACGCTGACCGTCGGGCGCCCCGCCACGCAGGGCAACGGCGCGCCCTGACCGGCTGACGGTCAGCCCGCCGCGACGGCGCGCAGCGCGTCCAGCGACTCGCGGATGATCGCCGGCAGGTCCTGCTGCTCGGGTGCGGTGACCACGGCTTCGTCGCGGCGCTCGTCGGCGCCACGCGCGACGAGGGCGTCTCGGGCTTCGTCGGTGGCGGCGCCAGCCGCTGGCCGGCGGTCCACCGGGCCGACGCCGCGCGCCTCTTCCGGCTGGCGCTCGAGACGGCTCCGGCCGGGTCGGTGCTGCACGCGGTCGCCGAGGAGGGCGTCCCGTCGCGGTCGATCGCCGAGGCGATCGGGCGGCAGCTCGACCTGCCGATGACGTCCGTCGCGCCCGTGGACGCGCCCGCGCACTTCGGCTGGCTGGCTGGGCACGTTGTTCGGGCTCGACATCCTGGCCTCGAGCGCGCTGACCCGCGAGCGGCTGGGCCGGCAGCCGACCGGTCCCGGCCTCATCGCGGACCTCGACGACGGCCACAACCTCGGCGCGCCGATCGCCTGACCGGCTACGCGGTGCGGTCGTCGCTCCCGGTCGCGCGGCGCGCCCAACCATGGAAGGAGGCGTAGTCGCCCGCGTCCCACGCCGCGCGCAGCCCGGGCGCGCTCAGGTCCCAGTCCGGGCGGATCTCGCGGGTGACGTCGCGCAGGTCGCGGCGCAGGTCCTCGGCGGACGGACGGCCCCAGAACCAGTAGCCGTTGTAGACGCTGTGGACGATCAGCCCGGGCTTGAGCACGAGCGTGTGCGGGATCATCGGGTCGTGCTCGGGGTCGGTGTACTCCTGGATGTCGAGGTCCTTCTGCACGATGCGCCCGGGGTCGGAGAGGAACGTCCACTGGGCGCCGACGGACGCGCGCAGCTCCTGGAGCTCGTGGTGGTCGTCGGTGGCGATCGTGACCATCTGCGTGTAGGCCACCGCGACCTGTGACTGGAACGCGGCGAGCGCGAGGTGATGCTGGTGCTCCTTCGGGCAGAAGTGCCCGCGTGAGAGCAGGACGACCAGCGGATCGCCGCCCTGCAGCTCGCTGAGCCGGCGGACCGTGTTCGTGTGATCGGGCAGCTCGTAGTCGGGGAAGGTCCCGCCGGGAGCGATGTCGGGGCGCATGCGTGCCTCCCTCAGCCGGCGACGAGCTGCTGGCCGCCGTCGATGTCGTAGGTCGCGCCGGTGAGCGCCGTGTTCGCCATGAGGTGCACCGCGAGTCGGGCGACGTCGGCGGGGCCCACGACGCGGGCGATGGGCAGCGTGGCGCGCAGCTCGTCGCGGCGCTCGTCGAGCTGGTCCCCGAGCAGCGACGCCGACAGCGGCGTGTCGACGAAGCCGGGGGCGATGACGTTGGCGCGGATCGGCGCGATCTCGATCGCAAGGTTGGCGACGAGCGCGGGCAGCGCCGCGGTGACGGCACCGATCAGGCTGAGCCCGACGCCGGCGCGGCGCGCGCCGGTGCCGCTCACGAACAGCAGCGACCCGCCCGGCCGCATCTTCCCGGCGGCCTCGCGGGCGATGTGGATCGGCAGCAGGAGATGCCCGTCGAGGTTCTGGCGCGCCTGCTCGAAGTCCAGGTCGGCCAGCGGCGCGTAGTACGGGCGCCCCGCCGTGACCATCACGTGGTCGATCGGCTGCGGGAGCTCCGCGAAGAAGCCCGCCACCCGGTCGAAGTCGGCGACGTCGAAGGCGGCGGTGCTCACGGCGCCGACCTCGCGCCCGGCGCGCTCGAGGCGGTCGGGCGTGCGTGCGGTGAGGACCACGTCGGCCCCGGCGGCCCGCGCCGCGCGCGCGGTCTCCAGGCCGATGCCGGCGCTGCCGCCGATGACGACCACGGTCTGGTCGAGCAGCGCCGGCGCGCCCTGGGCGGCGGCGTCGTCGTGCGTCGTCATGGCTGCTGCGTCGCGACAGGGGCCGTCTTGACGTGGCTCATCGTGCTGCTCCTCCTGGTCGGCGGGCGGCTTGATCGATCGTGCCCGAACCGTACGCCTACGGGCGCCCGCGGACTACCCCGTGGCGGGCCACGCGGCCTGGGCGCTGGGCGGTGGATCCGCGTCGTCGTAGAGCCGCGCGGCGGCCAGCCGGCCGCTGTCGCCGCGGACGTAGACGGCGAGCCCCGCCTCCGGGGCCAGCGCCGTCCGGCCCCACGCGACCATGTTGTACTCCAACGCGCAGGCGCGGCCGTCGTCGGTGACGGCGCAGTGCTCCAGCGGGATGCCGCCGCCGTTGGCGAAGCACCGCTCGTAGTGCGCGCGCAGCTCGTCGGCGCCCCGGTGGACGTGGCCGTCGCCGTCCGGCTCGCGCAGGACGCCGTCCGGCTCGAACGCGGCGAGGATCGCGTCGACGTCGCCGGCCGCGAGGGCGCGCTGGTGCTGGTCGACGACGGCGGGCGCGCGGAGCTCGAGGTCGGGCTGCAGCAGCGGCGGGCGGTGCTCGCGGCGGCCGGTCAGCGGCCGCAGGCTGTAGTACAAGCGCAGCTCGACGATGCGCTCGCGCTCGTCGTGGTCGGCGGCGAGGGCCATCGGCAGGGCGACGCGGCCGTGGTCGCCGTCGAGGTGGACGACGACCTCCTCGATCCCGCGCGGATCGGTGATGAGGAAGTTGACGTGCTCGACCTCGACCGCGCGCGCCGCCAGCCAGGAGTTCATGTCGCTGATGAAGCGCCGGAACGCGCCCTCGCCCCGGATCCGCCCGCGCACCGGGTGATGCACCTCGGGCACGCCGGCGAAGGACTCGACGAGCGCGTCGACCTCTCCGGCCAGCAGGCCGTCGAAGAAGGGCACGGATCGGAGGCGCTCGCGTTGGTACTTGTCCAACACGTGTTGCAGCGCCGGAGCCGAGAAGAGCTCGGGTGCCCAGGGCACGCGCCAAGCATGCCACGGCCGCCGGCCCCGCGGTGGGAACGTGCGTCAGCCCACGCGGTGGTACTCGTTGAGCCCGCCCCAGTGCTGGCGGGCGCACCAGCGCTCGAGGCGCCACGAGCCCACCGCGACGGCCGCGAGGATGGCGATGTAGCCGGCGAGCCCGCCCAGGGCAGCGGCGGCGAACAGCGCCGCGACCCAGCCCGAGACCCAGGCGAGCAACCGCCACGGCAGCGGAGGGAGCGCGCGGCGCGGCGCGGCCTCCGGCGGTTCTGGCCGGTTCAGGCCCGGATCGTGCACGAGGCCGACGAACATGGCAGCCACGCTACGCCGACGATGCGGAATTGCAAGACGCGCGCGTTGTGCGCGCGTTCAGCTCGCGCTCGGGGCTCGTGCGCGAGGGTCGTCGCCGTCAGCTACCCGAAGGTGAGGACGTAGGCGCGCACGCCAGGGTCGAGGAACGTGATCGCGAAGGTGCGCTCGACGTCGACCGCTCGCCGGCGGACGAGCTGGTACATCCGCGGCTCAGCGACGACACCCACGCCCGCCGCGTCGACGTCCAGGCCGTGGGCGTCGCCCGGCGGCTGACCGTCGAGCCGCACGGCGAAGCCGACCGGGGCACCGGCGGCCGGCGGCGCGAGGACGAGGTTGAGGTCGCGCGCCTGGAAGCGGTAGGCGAGCGAGCCGCCGGCCGCGTCGAGCACGGCGGCCTCCGCGCCTACCGACCACTCGCCGTCGAGCGCCCACTGGTTGAGCGCCAGCCCGGCGGCGCCGCGGTCGCTGCGACGCTCGCCGCGGGCGCGGCCCAGGTAGGTCTCCGGTGATCGCAGGGTGTCCCACTCGGCCGCCTGCGCGAAGCCGCCGGCGTCGACGTCGACAGTCCCCTCGCCGACGTCGAGCACCTGCTGGATCGCCTGCTCGGTCTCCTCGTAGGCGCCCTCGCCGAAGTGCGTGAAGGCGACGCCTCCGTCGACGTCGACGAGGAAGACGGCCGGCCAGTAGTGGTTGTCGAACGACCGCCAGATGGCGAAGTCGTTGTCGATCACGACCGGGTAGCCGACGCCCAGCTCCGCCACCGCGCGACGCACGTTGCCGAGGTCGTGCTCGAAGCCGAACTCCGGCGCGTGAGCGCCGATGACGACGAGCCCGTGCTCGCCGTACCGCTCGTGCCAGGCCCGGACGTACGGCAGCGTGCGCAGCCAGTTGACGCACGAGTACGTCCAGAAGTCGACGAGCACGGCGCGCCCGCGGAGGGCGTCCGCGGTGAGCGGCTCGGTGTTCAACCAGGCGGACGCGCGGTCGAGTGCGGAGAAGGTGGTGCGGTTGGGCGGCGTGGAGGACATGGGATCGGGTGTCCGCGGCAGGGGCGGCGAGTGCCGGCGTTTGGGTGTGCCGGCACGCTTGGTGGGTGGCGCCCGGCGGGACAAGTGTCCCGCGCGACTCAGCGAGAAGCACCACCCGGGTTGGGTGAAGGTCGGGTGCATGCCGGCGTCAGTGGCGCCCCGCGCGGTGTGCGTTGGGTTGTGCGTGGCGTTGATTCGGGGGCAGCCAGGGTGTGAGGCAGTGGTGGCGACGCGACCGCTGTCGGTGTACCTCGTCGTTGGCAACGCTTCGGGGCGGGTGGTGCGGGGCCGAAGGAAAGATTCGGCCCGAGGGCGCGCCCTCCCCGCGCTCACGCCGTTGATGAGGACGCACCGCGCACCGCGGCACCAACCACGCCTCGCACCGCCCACCAACCACACCCGCGCGCACTGCACAGCAACCACGCGCCGCGGCCGCGGCGGCGACCAGGCGCCAGGCGACCGCGGGCCCGCCCGCCAACGAGCGAACGAACCGCCAGCGACCGAATCACCCTCAAGCCGCCTTGCGCAGCTCCTTCGCGTGGCGGCGCGCGGCGACGTCGTCGGCCGGCGCGCCGAGCATGCGGACGAGCTCGGTGACGACCTGCTTCTCGGCGAGCTCGGTGACGGTCGTGAGCGTCGAGGAGTTGTTGGTGGACTTGGCGATCGAGAAGTGGCGGGTCGCCATCGAGGCGACCTGCGGCAGGTGGGTGATGCAGACGACCTGGCGCCCGCCGGCGAGCGTCCGGAGCCGCTCGCCCACGGCGCGGGCGGTGTGCCCGCCGATGCCGGCGTCGATCTCGTCGAAGACGAGAACGGCGTCCGACGTCGCGTTCGCCGCGCCCAACAACGACAACATCACGCGGGACAGCTCGCCGCCCGAGGCGGTCTCGCGCAGCGGCGCGGCGGGCACGCCCGGGTTGGGCGAGATGAGGAACTCGACGGCGTCGATGCCGGTCGGGCCGGCGTCGCGCGCTTCCAAGTCGATGGTGAACGACGCGGCCTCCATGGCGAGGTCGGCCAGCCGCGCGCGCACCTCGACGGCCAGCGTCTTGGCGGCCTTCGCGCGGGCCTTGTGCAGGTCCTTGGCCAGGGCGGCGCGGGCGGCGATCGCCTGCCCCAGCTCCGCCTGCGCCTCTTCGAGCGCCTCTTCGGCCCGGTCGAGCTCGGCGATCCGGCCGCGGCACTCCGCGGCGTAGGCGAGCACGCTGGCGATCGTGCCGCCGTGCTTGCGCTTGAGCCGGTCCCACGCCGCCAAGCGCTCCTCGATCACGTCGAGGCCGTCGTCCTCGGCATCCAGGCCCTCGCCGTAGGAGCGGAGGTCGCCGGCGAGGTCGTCGGCCTCGATCGCCAGCGCGCGCCACCGCCCGGCCAGGCCGTCGAGCGCCGGATCGACGCCGTCCACCCCGTCGAGCAGCACACCGGCGCGCGACAGCACCGTCGCGACGCCGCCCTCGTCGGCGACGACCGCCTCGGCCGCGCCCAGCGCCGCGCCGCGCAGCGCCTCGACGTGGCGCAGGCGATCGCGCCGGGCGGTCAGCTCGGCCTCCTCGCTCTCCGACGGCTCGGCCGCCTCGATCTCGGCCAGCTCGAACTGCAGCAGGTCCAGCTCGCGATCGCGGGCGCCGGCGCGCTCGCGCAGCGCATCCAGCGACCCCTCCAGCTCGCGCACCCGCAGATGCAACGTGGCGTAGCGCTCCCGCCGCGCCGCCTGCTCTGGACCGCAGGCGCCGTCGAGCAGCTCCAACTGCGACGAGGCGAGCGTCAGCTTGCGGTGCTCGTGCTGGCCGTAGAAGGCGATCAGCCCCTCCGCCGCCTCGCGCAGGTCGGCGACCGACGCGGAGCGACCGTTCAGATAGGCGCGGGTGCGCCCTTCGGACGACACGCGCCGGGCGAGCACCAGCTCGTCGGCGTCCGGCGCGACGCGATCGCCGAGCAGCGCCCGCAGGCCGTCGGGCAGGTCGAACACGCCCTCCACATAGGCCTCCGCCGCGCCCGGGCGCACGATGCCCGACCGCGCGCGCCCGCCGAGCAGCAGGTCCAGCGCATGGGCCAGGACGGTCTTGCCGGCCCCCGTCTCGCCCGTCAGGACGTTGAGGCCGGGCGCGAGCCGCAGCTCGGCACGCTCGATGAGCAGGAGGTTCTCGACGCGAAGCTCGTGAAGCACGCCGCAAGGTCTAACAGCGGCGTCGGACGAACAGGCGTTCGCACGCGAAGTTGCAGCGAAGCGAACGCACGCTCGCCACGAACCGAGCGCCTTCCGACAGGACCTAGGACGCCAGCCGCCCGAACCGCTCGCGCACCCGCAGGTAGAACGACGACCCCGGCAGCTGCGCCAGGTCCGCCGCCTCGCGCACGAACCGCGACGCCAGCGCCTCGCCCGGCGACAGCTCCCCCGCCGGCCGGCCGTCGATCGACACGTCGACCGGCTCCAGCCCGCGGTTGTGGACCTCCAGGACGTCGTCGGGCGACACCACCAGCGCGCGCGCCGTCAACGAGTGCGGCGCGATGAAGGACACCACGTAGCCCTCCACGCCCCAGGCCAGGACCGGGCCGCCGTTGGCCAGGTTGTAGCCCGTCGAGCCCGCGGGCGTCGAGATCACGAGCCCGTCGCAGCGCACGCGGCCGACCTCCTGGCCGTCCACGACGTAGGCCAGCGTCGCCACGCGCTCGCCGACCTTGCGGTGGAAGGACACGTCGTTGATCGCGGCCTGCTCCTCGCTCGGCGTCTCGAGCGCCAGCGCGGGTAGCGTCATCACCTCGAACTCGCCGCGGAACGCCTTTGCGAACCCTTCCCCCACCTCGTCGGGGTCGATCGTCGCCAGGAACCCGACCTCGCCGAAGTTCACCGCGAACACGGGCACGCTCGTCCCCGCGTAGCGCCGCAGCGCGCGCAGGATCGTACCGTCGCCGCCGAGGACCACGCACAGGTCGACGTCGTCGCTCAGCGGCGCGTCGAGCTCGAGCCCCTCGGCGGGCGTCAGCCCGTGCTTGGCGACCTCCTCGCGGTCGAAGCGCAGCACGAAGCCGGCGTCGATCGCCGCGTGCCGCAGCGACTCCAGCGCGGCAGCGGTCTGCCCCGGGCGACCGTGCGTCATCACGGTCGCCAGCTTGACGGCGTTCACAGGCTGCCCTCCACCGCGGCGGCCGCGGCCTCGATCCCGGGGTCGTCCAGCGCACCGGCGCGGCCACCTTCGGCCAGCCAGACGAAGGACTCCAAGTTGCCCTTCGGCCCCGGCAGCCCCGACGAGGCGAAGCCGAGCACCGAGCACCCGCACGCGTCCCGCGCGGCGCGCGCGACGGCCACGAACGCGCCGATGCGCTCCGCCGCGTCGCGCACCACGCCGCCGGATCCGATCCGGTCGCGCCCCACCTCGAACTGCGGCTTGACCATCGCCAGCGCGTCGAAGCCCGCGGGGTCGGCGCACGCCAGCACCGCCGGCAGGACCTTCGTGAGCGAGATGAACGAGACGTCGGCGACGATCAGGTCCGGGGCGTACGGCAGCTGCTCGGGCGTCATCTGGCGCGCGTTGGAACGCTCGATGACCGTGACGCGCTCGTCCGTGCGCAGCGACCAGTGCAGCTCGCCGTAGGCGACGTCGTAGGCCACGACATGCGCCGCCCCCTCCTGCAGCAGGAGATCGGTGAACCCGCCGGTCGACGCGCCCACGTCCAGGCATCGGCGATCGCGCACGTCCACGCCGAGCCCCGCCACGGCGTTGG contains:
- a CDS encoding redoxin domain-containing protein, with the translated sequence MRPDIAPGGTFPDYELPDHTNTVRRLSELQGGDPLVVLLSRGHFCPKEHQHHLALAAFQSQVAVAYTQMVTIATDDHHELQELRASVGAQWTFLSDPGRIVQKDLDIQEYTDPEHDPMIPHTLVLKPGLIVHSVYNGYWFWGRPSAEDLRRDLRDVTREIRPDWDLSAPGLRAAWDAGDYASFHGWARRATGSDDRTA
- a CDS encoding SDR family oxidoreductase; amino-acid sequence: MTTHDDAAAQGAPALLDQTVVVIGGSAGIGLETARAARAAGADVVLTARTPDRLERAGREVGAVSTAAFDVADFDRVAGFFAELPQPIDHVMVTAGRPYYAPLADLDFEQARQNLDGHLLLPIHIAREAAGKMRPGGSLLFVSGTGARRAGVGLSLIGAVTAALPALVANLAIEIAPIRANVIAPGFVDTPLSASLLGDQLDERRDELRATLPIARVVGPADVARLAVHLMANTALTGATYDIDGGQQLVAG
- a CDS encoding nuclear transport factor 2 family protein, with protein sequence MPWAPELFSAPALQHVLDKYQRERLRSVPFFDGLLAGEVDALVESFAGVPEVHHPVRGRIRGEGAFRRFISDMNSWLAARAVEVEHVNFLITDPRGIEEVVVHLDGDHGRVALPMALAADHDERERIVELRLYYSLRPLTGRREHRPPLLQPDLELRAPAVVDQHQRALAAGDVDAILAAFEPDGVLREPDGDGHVHRGADELRAHYERCFANGGGIPLEHCAVTDDGRACALEYNMVAWGRTALAPEAGLAVYVRGDSGRLAAARLYDDADPPPSAQAAWPATG
- a CDS encoding redoxin family protein encodes the protein MSSTPPNRTTFSALDRASAWLNTEPLTADALRGRAVLVDFWTYSCVNWLRTLPYVRAWHERYGEHGLVVIGAHAPEFGFEHDLGNVRRAVAELGVGYPVVIDNDFAIWRSFDNHYWPAVFLVDVDGGVAFTHFGEGAYEETEQAIQQVLDVGEGTVDVDAGGFAQAAEWDTLRSPETYLGRARGERRSDRGAAGLALNQWALDGEWSVGAEAAVLDAAGGSLAYRFQARDLNLVLAPPAAGAPVGFAVRLDGQPPGDAHGLDVDAAGVGVVAEPRMYQLVRRRAVDVERTFAITFLDPGVRAYVLTFG
- the recN gene encoding DNA repair protein RecN; translation: MLHELRVENLLLIERAELRLAPGLNVLTGETGAGKTVLAHALDLLLGGRARSGIVRPGAAEAYVEGVFDLPDGLRALLGDRVAPDADELVLARRVSSEGRTRAYLNGRSASVADLREAAEGLIAFYGQHEHRKLTLASSQLELLDGACGPEQAARRERYATLHLRVRELEGSLDALRERAGARDRELDLLQFELAEIEAAEPSESEEAELTARRDRLRHVEALRGAALGAAEAVVADEGGVATVLSRAGVLLDGVDGVDPALDGLAGRWRALAIEADDLAGDLRSYGEGLDAEDDGLDVIEERLAAWDRLKRKHGGTIASVLAYAAECRGRIAELDRAEEALEEAQAELGQAIAARAALAKDLHKARAKAAKTLAVEVRARLADLAMEAASFTIDLEARDAGPTGIDAVEFLISPNPGVPAAPLRETASGGELSRVMLSLLGAANATSDAVLVFDEIDAGIGGHTARAVGERLRTLAGGRQVVCITHLPQVASMATRHFSIAKSTNNSSTLTTVTELAEKQVVTELVRMLGAPADDVAARRHAKELRKAA
- a CDS encoding NAD(+)/NADH kinase, whose amino-acid sequence is MNAVKLATVMTHGRPGQTAAALESLRHAAIDAGFVLRFDREEVAKHGLTPAEGLELDAPLSDDVDLCVVLGGDGTILRALRRYAGTSVPVFAVNFGEVGFLATIDPDEVGEGFAKAFRGEFEVMTLPALALETPSEEQAAINDVSFHRKVGERVATLAYVVDGQEVGRVRCDGLVISTPAGSTGYNLANGGPVLAWGVEGYVVSFIAPHSLTARALVVSPDDVLEVHNRGLEPVDVSIDGRPAGELSPGEALASRFVREAADLAQLPGSSFYLRVRERFGRLAS
- a CDS encoding TlyA family RNA methyltransferase; translated protein: MRRSEAAPDTVSLVVKVRLDTLLHQRGLFDSRSRAAASVMAGEVRVGGERASKAGQMVREDIDVAVDDKPRFVSRGGVKLANAVAGLGVDVRDRRCLDVGASTGGFTDLLLQEGAAHVVAYDVAYGELHWSLRTDERVTVIERSNARQMTPEQLPYAPDLIVADVSFISLTKVLPAVLACADPAGFDALAMVKPQFEVGRDRIGSGGVVRDAAERIGAFVAVARAARDACGCSVLGFASSGLPGPKGNLESFVWLAEGGRAGALDDPGIEAAAAAVEGSL